The proteins below come from a single Mercenaria mercenaria strain notata chromosome 3, MADL_Memer_1, whole genome shotgun sequence genomic window:
- the LOC123524935 gene encoding uncharacterized protein LOC123524935, whose product MKLRRIKQKMLLNKKLGISRKYLFYSICLCTLITFTSLCLPYISEDYFPVINVNSLKNRDFKANEASLIVLVVSRRDAFDRRETIRRTWASGHEHVYFVVSELYCPYPPENRVFGTCNWNNQPTVKEHIQYNLDKEKKITERLRNESNVVLLPITDVFEELPNLIKESYHWALRNHNSKWLLHVDDSFNVQVHTFKNYVISNFDTNENIIMMLLIQCISSLKHTSNPTYLTPFKCALNHVVSREVAEYLVDGLDAIFEYKYIENSSSIQVLDTPLIKSVHREEFGMMTLNGGCSNTAAIVLDLCIGYNMNTCLDGTTYSLSENPSDYLHSDRFDLIPKMVYAYFYVFKKQVPYAIRDAYLEHIRVWNNFREYCSMKEIWFDSKVACKEKNGSSDFISSFHKTIQNVKEFGFNPNISRIPVDKNGFINNGAHRLASSVVLSKQATFEHHKYKENSGWGYKHFKRLGLSENSFDLVLLEWIKIQLKLPDLNTLIDIVSVFSNDNSKDEKMRTIVKERCSKDNGIVYEKSVTITRKGAQQLISHMYGQQSWLETKIEHMLSRFTHSTFTVLFLFVYTKRSTDLVKCKHEIRKLYNDKIFKSTAHIPDSKEENLILAEMILNPNSIQFLNYADNAPDCELIAKEIASRLSTAPIKTLPGIYIGTDDVMIDSGSVLGFFDLRRRTDVDLLFLNDIDKSILGNHNGIPIQAHAFKFNSIPKERAWGEYHFSTTGPQNQYDLFYDPQNYGYCYGLKFVSLKQLVRYKKHRNEPNKDSYDVDLINILLDTLSIPNKCPNLHGKLVHSVIVYLTYLLYAR is encoded by the coding sequence ATGAAACTGAGAAGAATTAAGCAAAAGATGTTACTTAATAAAAAGCTTGGAATAAGTCGAAAATACCTGTTTTATTCAATTTGCTTGTGTACTTTAATTACATTCACTTCATTATGTCTGCCATATATCTCAGAAGACTACTTTCCTGTCATTAATGTCAACTCTTTGAAAAATCGCGATTTTAAAGCCAATGAAGCGTCTTTAATAGTACTAGTTGTGAGCAGGCGTGATGCATTTGACCGTCGTGAGACAATACGAAGAACATGGGCATCCGGTCATGAACATGTATATTTTGTGGTTAGTGAGCTGTACTGCCCCTATCCACCTGAAAATCGTGTCTTTGGTACATGTAACTGGAACAATCAACCTACAGTGAAAGAACACATTCAGTATAACTTAGATAAAGAGAAGAAAATTACGGAGAGGCTTCGTAATGAATCAAACGTTGTGTTATTACCTATTACAGACGTCTTTGAAGAATTGCCGAACTTGATAAAAGAAAGTTACCATTGGGCCCTTAGAAATCATAATTCGAAATGGTTATTACATGTGGACGATTCATTTAATGTACAAGTACATACATTTAAAAACTATGTTATATCGAATTTTGacacaaatgaaaatattattatgatGTTATTAATACAATGCATATCATCGTTGAAACATACAAGTAATCCAACTTATCTGACACCATTTAAATGTGCGTTAAATCATGTTGTTTCGAGAGAAGTTGCTGAATACTTAGTGGATGGACTGGATGCAATATTTGAATATAAGTACATAGAAAACTCTAGCAGCATACAAGTTTTGGATACACCTCTGATAAAATCTGTTCATCGAGAAGAGTTTGGTATGATGACACTTAATGGAGGATGCAGTAATACAGCGGCTATAGTGCTAGATTTGTGTATTGGATATAACATGAATACTTGTTTAGACGGCACTACTTATTCACTGTCGGAAAATCCTTCCGATTACCTACATTCGGATAGATTTGACCTAATCCCAAAAATGGTTTACgcctatttttatgtttttaaaaaacaagtgcCATATGCAATCCGAGATGCATATTTAGAACATATACGTGTGTGGAATAATTTCAGAGAATATTGTAGTATGAAAGAAATCTGGTTTGATTCAAAGGTTGCATGTAAAGAGAAAAACGGCAGTTCTGATTTCATTTCATCGTTCcataaaacaattcaaaatgtaaaagaGTTTGGATTTAACCCTAACATTTCAAGGATTCCAGTTGATAAGAATGGATTCATCAACAATGGTGCACACAGACTAGCTTCGAGTGTAGTTTTATCAAAGCAAGCAACTTTTGAACATcacaaatacaaagaaaatagcGGTTGGGGCTATAAACATTTTAAACGTCTAGGTCTGTCAGAAAATTCGTTTGATCTGGTTTTGTTGGAATGGATCAAGATTCAGTTGAAACTGCCAGATTTGAATACATTAATTGATATTGTTTCAGTATTTTCAAACGATAATAGTAAAGATGAGAAAATGCGAACGATTGTCAAAGAACGGTGTTCAAAAGATAATGGTATTGTATATGAGAAATCAGTAACCATTACAAGAAAAGGAGCTCAGCAATTAATTTCTCATATGTATGGACAACAGTCGTGGCTGGAAACGAAAATTGAACACATGCTATCAAGATTCACCCACtcaacatttacagttttgtttttattcgTGTATACGAAAAGAAGTACTGACCTAGTTAAGTGTAAACATGAAATAAGAAAactttataatgataaaatattcaaatcaaCCGCTCATATACCAGATTCAAAAGAAGAAAATCTAATTTTAGCAGAAATGATACTTAATCCAAATTCTATCCAATTTCTCAATTACGCCGACAATGCTCCTGATTGTGAATTAATTGCAAAAGAAATAGCAAGTCGTTTATCTACTGCACCGATAAAAACATTGCCTGGTATATATATAGGTACAGATGACGTCATGATTGACTCGGGATCAGTGCTTGGATTTTTTGACCTGCGTAGACGTACAGACGTAGACCTTTTGTTTCTAAACGACATTGATAAATCTATTCTTGGAAATCATAATGGAATACCTATACAAGCTCACGCTTTTAAATTTAATTCCATTCCCAAGGAGCGGGCATGGGGTGAGTACCATTTTAGTACCACAGGACCGCAAAATCAGTATGATTTATTTTATGACCCTCAAAACTATGGCTACTGCTATGGTCTTAAATTTGTTTCACTGAAACAATTAGTTAGGTATAAAAAACATCGCAATGAACCGAACAAAGATTCCTATGATGTCGACCTTATAAATATACTTTTGGATACACTTAGTATTCCAAATAAATGTCCGAATCTGCACGGAAAATTAGTTCATTCAGTAATTGTATATCTTACGTATTTATTGTATGCTcgttaa